GCACGCCGGTGTCGCTGATCACCACCACGCCGCAGGGCGACAACGTGCGCATGCAGATCGAGGCCAAGGGCCTGTGGGAGCAGAGCGTCTACCAGAGCGACACGCAGCTGGTGGTGGACGTCAAGCCGATCAAGGAAGACCCGAACAAGCTGACCCAGGGCACGCAGGGCTATCGCGGCGAGAAGCTGTCGTTCAACTTCCAGAACGTGGAAGTGCGCGCGGCCCTGCAGGCGGTGGCCGACATCTCCGGCCTGAACATCATCACCAGCGACAGCGTCGCCGGCAACCTGACCTTGCGCCTGAAAGACGTGCCGTGGGACCAGGCGCTGGACGTGATCCTGCAGGCCAAGGGCCTGGACATGCGCAAGAACGGCAACGTGATCTGGATCGCGCCGAAGGAAGAGCTGCTGACGAAGGAAAAGCTGGAGCTGGAGCAGAAGGCGCAGATCGCCGACCTGGAGCCATTGAAATCCGAGATCTTCCAGCTGAACTACCAGAAGGCGGAAGCGTTCAAGACGGTGTTCGGGCTGGAAGGGGGCGACTCGCGCAACCGCATCCTGTCCAAGCGCGGCAGCGCCATCATCGAGCCACGCACCAACCAGCTGTTCGTCACCGACGTGGCATCGAAGCTGGAAGACGTGCGCAAGCTGATCGCCAAGACCGACGTCGCCACCAAGCAGGTGCTGATCGAGGCGCGCATCGTCGAGGCCAACGACGGCTTCACCCGCAACCTGGGTGCGAAGCTGGGCTTTTCCGACATGCGCACGATCCGCGGCGGCCAGTCCGGCTGGTCGCTGGGCGGCGACAACCGCGTCGGCGTAGCCGGCAACATCACCGGCGTGGGACAGGTGACGGGGCAGGTGGGCCTGACCGACGCCAACGCCGATTTCGGCAACACGCAGTTCATCAACCTGCCGGCCGCGCCGATCAACGGTGTCGCCGCCGGCAACCTGGCCATCAGCCTGTTCAACGCCGCCGCCAACCGGTTCCTGAACCTGGAGTTGTCGGCGCTGGAAGCGGACGGCACGGGCAAGATCATCTCCAGCCCGCGCGTCGTCACGGCCGACAAGGCGGTCGCGCTGATCGAGCAGGGCCTGGAGCTGCCATACCAGGTGGCCACCAGCAGCGGCGCCACGTCGATCGTGTTCCGCAAGGCGAACCTGCGCCTGGAAGTGACGCCGCAGATCACGCCGGACGGCAACGTCGTCGTCGACGTGGACGTCAACAAGGACAGCGTGGGCGCCGAGACCCGGGCCGGCTTCGCCATCGACACCAAGCACGTCAAGACGCAGGTGATGGTGGAGAACGGCGGCACCGTCGTGCTGGGCGGGATCTACCAGCAGACCGAGCGCAACACGGTGTCGAAGATACCGCTGCTGGGCGACGTGCCCGTGCTGGGCCACCTGTTCCGCAATACCAGCCGCACCAGCGAGAAGACGGAGCTTCTGGTGTTCATCACGCCGAAAGTGGTGGCGGAGCGCCTGTCGTCGCGCTGAAACGCCCATGAGCTCGTGTCCCACCGCGGTGACTGACCCCGTGGTGGGACACGGGCTGGACTGTCCCGACGCAAAAACGGCCGGCCTGCCTCGCAGCCCGGCCGTTTTGCATTGACCCGTCCCGTTTGGGCGTGCCCGGCGCCGCTCGGATTACAATGACACGACTGTGACACATTGGCGAGACGGAACTCGATGGGGAATGTATTTTTGGTAGGGCTGATGGGAGCGGGCAAGACGACGATCGGTCGCATGCTCGCCCGCAAGCTGGGCATGCGTTTCGTCGACTCCGATCACGAGATCGAGGCCCGCACGGGTGCCACGATTCCGTGGATTTTCGAGATCGAGGGCGAGGGCAGCTTCCGCCGCCGCGAAGCGGAGGTGATCCGCGACCTGTGCGGCCAGGAAGGCATCGTGTTGGCCACCGGCGGCGGCGCCATCCTGAACCCCGACAGCCGCGCCTTGCTGCAGCAGCGCGGCACCGTCGTCTACCTGCGGGCCAGCATCGGCAGCATCCTGGCCCGCACCAGCCACGACAAGAACCGCCCCCTGTTGCAGACCGCCGATCCACGCGCGAAGCTGGAGGAACTGCTGGCCCAGCGCGAGCCGCTGTACCTGGAGATGGCGCACCTCGTCGTCGACACGGGCCGACCTAACGTACAATCGATGGTCCAGATCATCATCAACCAGCTCGATGCGCGGGCCTGCCAGGCCGCGCCCAACTGCACGACGCATGCACAACCTTCGATGAACGAACAGACCAATATCCTTCTCCATGTCGAACTGGGCGAGCGCAGCTACCCCATCTCGATCGGCCCCGCCGTGCTGGACGACCCGGACCTGCTGGCGCGCCACGTCAACGGCCGCAAGGTCGCCATCGTCACCAATACCACCGTCGCGCCCCTGTACCTGGAGCGCATCCGCGCGCCGCTCGTCGCCGCCGGCAAGGAAGTCATCGCCGTCGTGCTGGAGGATGGCGAAGAGCACAAGGACTGGGCCAGCCTGATGCAGATCTTCGATGCGCTGCTGGCCAACAAATGCGACCGCAAGACGACCCTGGTCGCGCTGGGCGGCGGCGTCATCGGCGACCTGACGGGCTTTGCCGCCGCCTCGTACATGCGCGGCGTCGACTTCATCCAGGTGCCGACCACGTTGCTGTCGCAGGTCGATTCGTCGGTGGGCGGCAAGACGGGCATCAACCACCCGCTGGGCAAGAACATGATCGGGGCGTTCTACCAGCCGAAGGTCGTGGTGGCCGATACGTCGACGCTGGAGACGCTGCCCCAGCGCGAGCTGGCGGCCGGCCTGGCCGAAGTGATCAAGCACGGCGCCATCATCGACAGCGCCTTCTTCGACTGGATCGAAGCCAATATCGAGAAGCTGGTCGCGCGCGACCGCGCCGCGCTGGCCTATGCGATCGCGCGCTCGTGCGAGATCAAGGCCGATATCGTGCGCCAGGACGAGCGCGAGGGCGGCCTGCGCGCCATCCTGAACTTCGGCCACACGTTCGGCCATGCCATCGAGGCCGGCATGGGCTATGGCCACTGGCTGCATGGCGAAGCCGTCGGCTGCGGCATGGTGATGGCGGCCGAGCTGTCGCAGCGCCTGGGCTTTATCGACGCGGACACGGTGGATCGCCTGCGCTCGCTGGTGGCGGCAGCCGGGCTGCCCGTCAAGGCGCCCGACCTGGGCACGGCGCGCTGGCTGGAGCTGATGGAAGTGGACAAGAAGAACGAAGGCGGCGCCATCAAGTTCATCCTGCTGAAACCCCTGGGCACGGCCCTGGTCACGAGCGCGCCGCAGGAGGCGCTGCTCGACACCATCGCCGCCTGCGTGGAGTGATCATGGAAGACGCGCTCGCTCCCTACGCCGCGCACTCGGAACAGGGGCGCGGCCGTCGCTATGACGAAACCCCGCATGCGTCGCGCAGCCAGTTCCAGCGCGACCGCGACCGCATCATCCATTCGACGGCATTCCGCCGGCTCGAATACAAGACGCAGGTGTTCCTGAACCACGAGGGCGATCTGTTCCGCACCCGGCTGACGCACAGCCTGGAAGTGGCCCAGATCGGCCGCTCGATCGCCCGCAACCTGCGCCTGAACGAAGACCTGGTGGAGGCGATCGCGCTGGCACACGACCTGGGTCACACGCCGTTCGGCCACGTGGGCCAGGACGTGCTGAACGAATGCATGGCAGGGCACGGCGGCTTCGAGCACAACCTGCAAAGCCTGCGCGTGGTGGACTACCTGGAAGAGCAATACGGCGCATTCGACGGCCTGAACCTGATGTTCGAGACGCGCGAAGGCATCCTCAAGCACTGCTCCGTCAACAACGCGCGGCTGCTGGGCGACGTGGCGCAACGCTTCCTCGACAAGA
This is a stretch of genomic DNA from Pseudoduganella chitinolytica. It encodes these proteins:
- the pilQ gene encoding type IV pilus secretin PilQ, producing the protein MIAITTLRRAGVALALALASAAALAQNAIESVTANQQGSNVIVRIALDQAPDKLPIGFAITNPPRIALDFGKTTNGTGKTSQDMEVGDLRSVNVVQAGERSRLVFNLKRALNYATAIDGKNVILTIDASGGTATAVDSRGLPVAKAEAPAQKPAAKPTLRDLDFRRGSNGEGRIVVDLPSNQVAVDVRQGANGVTVDFLKTALPESLRRRLDVTDFGTPVSLITTTPQGDNVRMQIEAKGLWEQSVYQSDTQLVVDVKPIKEDPNKLTQGTQGYRGEKLSFNFQNVEVRAALQAVADISGLNIITSDSVAGNLTLRLKDVPWDQALDVILQAKGLDMRKNGNVIWIAPKEELLTKEKLELEQKAQIADLEPLKSEIFQLNYQKAEAFKTVFGLEGGDSRNRILSKRGSAIIEPRTNQLFVTDVASKLEDVRKLIAKTDVATKQVLIEARIVEANDGFTRNLGAKLGFSDMRTIRGGQSGWSLGGDNRVGVAGNITGVGQVTGQVGLTDANADFGNTQFINLPAAPINGVAAGNLAISLFNAAANRFLNLELSALEADGTGKIISSPRVVTADKAVALIEQGLELPYQVATSSGATSIVFRKANLRLEVTPQITPDGNVVVDVDVNKDSVGAETRAGFAIDTKHVKTQVMVENGGTVVLGGIYQQTERNTVSKIPLLGDVPVLGHLFRNTSRTSEKTELLVFITPKVVAERLSSR
- the aroKB gene encoding bifunctional shikimate kinase/3-dehydroquinate synthase AroKB, with translation MGAGKTTIGRMLARKLGMRFVDSDHEIEARTGATIPWIFEIEGEGSFRRREAEVIRDLCGQEGIVLATGGGAILNPDSRALLQQRGTVVYLRASIGSILARTSHDKNRPLLQTADPRAKLEELLAQREPLYLEMAHLVVDTGRPNVQSMVQIIINQLDARACQAAPNCTTHAQPSMNEQTNILLHVELGERSYPISIGPAVLDDPDLLARHVNGRKVAIVTNTTVAPLYLERIRAPLVAAGKEVIAVVLEDGEEHKDWASLMQIFDALLANKCDRKTTLVALGGGVIGDLTGFAAASYMRGVDFIQVPTTLLSQVDSSVGGKTGINHPLGKNMIGAFYQPKVVVADTSTLETLPQRELAAGLAEVIKHGAIIDSAFFDWIEANIEKLVARDRAALAYAIARSCEIKADIVRQDEREGGLRAILNFGHTFGHAIEAGMGYGHWLHGEAVGCGMVMAAELSQRLGFIDADTVDRLRSLVAAAGLPVKAPDLGTARWLELMEVDKKNEGGAIKFILLKPLGTALVTSAPQEALLDTIAACVE